The following coding sequences are from one Haloplasma contractile SSD-17B window:
- a CDS encoding RibD family protein codes for MDRPKIIILVSPSVDGRIALGPNRTLIDELEDSRQFEEHPWTEIEEKIRMLHHPKADMLGSYSYIKKDEPLKPLPHYEGDASRLYKDFFNEQNIKKKNRWNIIVDGRGRIRTFKKDPNNQQRLHLVTSQVPADYLYFLQQNKVPYLIAGKERVDLKVAFKKLKEHCGITELLHTSGGKLAGALLRDGMVDEINLIINPRIIGGFKTPTLFESLDLEDDQHPTDLVLITNKTLKNDFIWLQYRVKHNN; via the coding sequence TTGGATAGACCTAAGATTATTATATTAGTATCACCTTCTGTAGATGGGCGAATTGCCCTTGGTCCTAACCGAACACTAATTGATGAATTAGAAGATTCAAGACAATTTGAAGAGCATCCCTGGACTGAAATTGAAGAGAAAATCAGAATGCTTCATCACCCTAAAGCTGACATGTTGGGTAGCTATTCCTATATAAAAAAAGATGAACCATTAAAACCGCTCCCGCATTACGAGGGAGACGCTTCAAGACTCTATAAAGATTTTTTTAACGAACAGAATATAAAGAAAAAGAATCGATGGAATATTATCGTAGATGGTCGTGGCAGAATCAGAACGTTTAAAAAGGATCCAAACAACCAACAACGATTACACTTAGTAACGTCACAGGTACCTGCTGACTACTTATATTTCCTACAGCAAAACAAGGTTCCTTATTTAATAGCAGGTAAAGAACGCGTCGACTTAAAAGTAGCCTTTAAAAAACTTAAAGAACACTGTGGTATTACTGAACTACTCCATACTTCAGGTGGTAAACTAGCAGGAGCCTTACTTAGGGACGGCATGGTTGATGAAATTAATCTAATTATCAATCCGAGGATTATAGGCGGATTTAAGACACCTACTCTATTCGAGTCCTTAGATTTAGAGGACGATCAACATCCAACAGATTTAGTATTAATCACAAATAAAACACTAAAAAATGACTTTATCTGGTTACAATATCGAGTTAAGCATAATAACTAG
- a CDS encoding DUF4250 domain-containing protein, translating into MMEQDPMRLNPVMLLSIVNMKLRDEFKHLNEYCEDANLSPEEIKEKLKTTGYEYNEEKNQFIRKL; encoded by the coding sequence ATGATGGAACAAGATCCAATGAGATTAAATCCTGTTATGTTGTTAAGTATTGTAAACATGAAACTTAGAGATGAATTTAAGCATCTAAACGAATATTGTGAGGATGCTAATCTATCACCGGAAGAAATAAAGGAAAAGCTTAAAACAACAGGTTATGAATACAATGAAGAAAAGAATCAATTTATTCGTAAATTATAA